The Candidatus Effluviviaceae Genus V sp. sequence CACGACGCCAGACCCGGGCGCTTCATCCGGATCACGGTCGAGGACAGCGGATGCGGCATTCCGGAGAACGTGATCGACCAGATCTTCGAGCCGTTCTTCAGCACGAAGGGGCCGGGCAAGGGAACCGGGCTCGGGCTCTCGGTCGTCTACGGCATCGTCCGCCAGCACGACGGCTGGATCAACGTCTACAGCGAACCCGACCGGGGCACCGTGTTCCGCATCTACATCCCCGCCGACGGCGACGTCGCCGTCGAGGAAGCGTGCGAGGCGGTCGAGTACGACCAGCTGCAGGGCGGCGGGCAGCGCATTCTCCTCATCGAGGACGAGGAGGTGGTCAGGGAGTTCGCGTCGCGCGCTCTGCGCCAGAGTGGGTACACGGTCTTCGAGGCCAAGGCGGCCGACGAGGCGCTCGAGGTGTTCGAGAAGGAGCAGGGACGCTTCGAGCTCATCTTCAGCGACGTCGTCCTTCCCGACAAGAGTGGTCTCAGACTCGTCGACGACCTGCTCGAGCGCGTCCCCGACCTCCGCATTCTCCTCTCGAGCGGCTACACCGACCAGAAATCACAATGGTCGGTCATCCGCGAGAAGGGCTTCCGCTTCCTGCAGAAGCCGTACACACTCCCCGACCTGCTTGCGACAATCCAGGAGATGGTGCACGGTGAGGACGATCCACGCCGAGCCGACGGTGCGGAGAGGTTGCAGTAGCCCATGGGCCCGAGGTGTCAGCGGCGGCGCTCGATGAGGTTCCTGGCGCTTCGGTAGGAATCCAGCAGTTCCTGCTTCGGAGGTCCCGCCTCCACGACCTCCCACGGGAAGGTCTCATCCTCAGTCCTCTCCCTCGCGAGAGCATCCCTGATGTCGATCCCCGACCGCTTGAGCGCTGCCCGGAACGGCACGCGGTCAATCCCGGCGGAGCGGATGGCGGGCGCCATCGAACGTCCGCCGCGGGCCAGTACGGCCTCGCGCTCGGCCTCCCTCGGCCCGGCGCTCGTGAACGGTATGCGGATCGTACGCGCCAGGGCGCGACGGAGTTTCGTGATGCGGTCGCGCACGACCCGACGCTCCGGTGCGGGAACCCACTGGAACGGCGTTCGGGGCTTCGGCACGAACGGCGACGCACCGACCGACACCCGGGCGCCGCTTCTCCCCGACGCGAAGACGTGGACCATCTCGGCCGTGAGTTCCGAGATCGCCGCGATGTCCCGGTCCTCCTCCCCCGGCAGGCCGACCATGAAATAGAGCTTGAGCCGCGGTATCCCCGCATCGGCGAGGACGGCAGCCGCCCGTTTGAGCGCCTCGACAGGCGTCGGCTTGCCGATGATGCGCCTGAGCTCGAGCGAACCCGCCTCCGGGGCGATGGTCACGGTTCTCGTCCCGGCGGCGGCCAGCACCTCCGCGACGGCCGGTGTGAGGCTCTCGGCCCGGATCGAGGCGATGTTGAGCTCCGCGCCCGCCTCGACGAGCGCCGTCGCGATGGCTACGATCTCGGGATGGTCGCCCAGGGATGCGGACACCAGTCCGATACGCCGAGTGGAGTCTAGCGCGTCGAGGGCGGCCGCTATGACCCTGTCGGCCTCGTGCACGCGTACAGGGCGACCGAGCGAACCGGCGGCGCAGAAGCGGCACCCGCGTGCGCAGCCGCGCGCGGTCTCGATCATGAACATGTCCTCGAAGTGCGCCTCGTCGGAGAGAATGACGCTCGAGGCGAGCTCGTCGGAGGGCGGGGCCGGTCTCACCGGAAGCGGCGCCCCCTGAAGCGACTCGAACCCCTTCACGACGCCGTCCTCCTCGACGACCCGGTAGAGGGAGGGTACGTACGCGCCCTCCATGCCGGCGAGATCGACGAGCCGCTCCTCGCGCGGGCGCCCCACGGTTCCCA is a genomic window containing:
- a CDS encoding response regulator, whose protein sequence is HDARPGRFIRITVEDSGCGIPENVIDQIFEPFFSTKGPGKGTGLGLSVVYGIVRQHDGWINVYSEPDRGTVFRIYIPADGDVAVEEACEAVEYDQLQGGGQRILLIEDEEVVREFASRALRQSGYTVFEAKAADEALEVFEKEQGRFELIFSDVVLPDKSGLRLVDDLLERVPDLRILLSSGYTDQKSQWSVIREKGFRFLQKPYTLPDLLATIQEMVHGEDDPRRADGAERLQ
- a CDS encoding radical SAM protein, which codes for MRRRGRRSARSTARGSPRELPLDDHVPSGAESFSIALVYPATYPLGMSNLGFHAALRAARALPDVRVERAFWDKRGSGTTHESGLPLSSFDVVAFSTSFEDDFLRIPAMLSSGGVAVETAERRDGPVVVMGGFCAALNPEPVAPLLDAVLIGDAPALVPELVERLMGTVGRPREERLVDLAGMEGAYVPSLYRVVEEDGVVKGFESLQGAPLPVRPAPPSDELASSVILSDEAHFEDMFMIETARGCARGCRFCAAGSLGRPVRVHEADRVIAAALDALDSTRRIGLVSASLGDHPEIVAIATALVEAGAELNIASIRAESLTPAVAEVLAAAGTRTVTIAPEAGSLELRRIIGKPTPVEALKRAAAVLADAGIPRLKLYFMVGLPGEEDRDIAAISELTAEMVHVFASGRSGARVSVGASPFVPKPRTPFQWVPAPERRVVRDRITKLRRALARTIRIPFTSAGPREAEREAVLARGGRSMAPAIRSAGIDRVPFRAALKRSGIDIRDALARERTEDETFPWEVVEAGPPKQELLDSYRSARNLIERRR